A region of the Harpia harpyja isolate bHarHar1 chromosome 14, bHarHar1 primary haplotype, whole genome shotgun sequence genome:
CCAGTGGGCTAAGTCCCTCAAGGGGCCAGAGGACACTGGAGAGCCCCAACAGgcaagggatggggacagggaatgTATCAGAAGAGcagattggggtggggggaaccaaGCAATACATGAGGGGGAGATTTGGCGTATGCTGCTTTTCTGGTCAAAGGCATTTTGAATTGGCCAAAACCAGGGTGAATTCCTGGTGATGAGTCTTTGCTCCTGGTCTTTCACTCCCGCTATGGGACCTTCATGGGAGCAGGCATAAGCTGGGCTCAGGCATTGCTACAGGCTGCCAGCATATCTGGCTGGTGCAAGTAGGAGGCTCCTCACCCTGGAGATGAAAAGGGtcctggtcagccctgaaatctgtggCTTGGCAGCTGGGAGGTATCCAGGATAGGTAGGTAGTGCCCTGTCCCTGCCTTCTCTCTACTTCAGAGCCATTGAGTCTGGATGCTTTGGGTATTCCTAGAGGGCCCTTGCTGGCCCCATGCCAGGGCTGTCCATGAGAGCTGACCCCCTGCTGCATTCAGGGGTgccaggggctggtggggagacCCTTGGGGACTGGTGGAGGTGAGCAGCATGCTGGACTCCTTCACTTTCgcagcacagaaagccagcaGGGGCATTTGCAGGAGATGAGCTTCGGATGTCTACTTTGGGGCTTCAAACAACTGTTGAGTACATCAACTTAAGTGGAGCCATGACGTGATCATTGAAACTTTTGTCCCATGCCCTTAGGGTCAGCTTGGCTATGCCGGGAGCCCCATGTGGAAGTACGGGAAGCAATGTGGGCCATTGGCTCAGAGCAGTTTTCCCCTGAAAACTGCTCTTATTCTGAGCTAGAGCTGCTGTCGGCAGGAGATGAGCACTGTGGATAGCACTGGTCCGTGTGGGACACTCATGCTGATCTACCACCCCTGTTGGTGGCAGGAAATGTGGCTGCGTGCCCGGCTTGCTAGCCAACCAGTCACACACATCATGATGTCATTCTACTGAAAAGGCAGGTGACATCTGTTGTCAAGTGACATTTGTAGGACACCAAGCTGGCTGTGATGCAATCAAGGTTGTTTCTGTTCAATGGAAACTTTTGGATCAGCTTACAGGCTGTGACACTTAGTGAAATGCTGTGAGCTCCATGGAGGAGCGAATGCCTGTTTTCTAACCTTAGCCTTAGTCTCATCAAAACATGCCTCTTCATATAAAAGTGACAGTATGCTcaccttctcctcccagccaGTGTTACAGGAGATGATCGTGTGATCCACTCCGCTCTATTCAGGAATGaagtgctgggatttttttctcaaaaatagcCCTATTCCTAGGAGTGACTAAAGACTTGCATAAGCCCATCAGGTTTGCACTCACAGTAGTTTTTCTACTGTGTGATGTAAAGAATGTGGTGAACCCAGAATAACATGTATCCTATTCTGCcggagtgttttgttttgctgttgataccttgtccctgtgggagcaggcttGCTGTGCTACTGGTTGCAGTGTTTCACAGCCTGATGTACCATCTGTCTCCTCCCCAGGATACCCGAAGCCAGAGGTGACGTGGTATAAGGATGATAAAGAGATGGACCGCTACTGTGGCTTACCCAAATATGAGATATTCCGTCATGGAAATCGCCACACCCTGCAGCTGTATAAGTGAGTAAAGAAGCTGGAGAGTGGTAGGATTTGGTGATGGGAGCTCTGAGCATGTTTTCAGTATTTGGACAAGCTGGCTGTCAGCAGTGATCTCCCCCCAGCACCTGTGCTGGCCCCTTCTGCTCCCCATTGCGATGTTCCCAGCTGTCCCTTCCCCTTCAGCTCTTTGCTCTGATGACTCCCCGATCACATCAGTATGAGACCCATTACTGCATCCAGGGATAGCTGCCATGCCGGAAGCAAGAGGAAGGTCAGGAGAAATTCCTCTCTCTGGAGCCTTCCAGTGCTGGTAGCAGCGTGTGCTATGGCTGCACCAGGCAGGAACTGAGCATTAGGGCTGGACAAAGGTGAGCAAAGGGAAAGTACTGGCTGCCTCCAGGATGATGGTCTAGGGGATCAGGCAAGACAAGGACAGAAACAGTTCATAGGAGTTTCCTAagcaaggggaaaggggaaggggctgcagccctggcccAGGAGGGCCTTTCCTAGCTCTCACCATGAGGTCAGGGAAGGAAAGGGCTGCTTTGGCACTTGACTGGTGGAGCCAAGGGCCTCCTTTATTCAGCCCTGACTACCAGCTTCTTTTAAGTTTAAACAAGGACTGTGTTTCTGGAGAGCCAGGCACACTGTCCCCCTAGCAAGCAGAGACCTGTTGCACCTTGAGTCCTGGATTTGGGCTGTCAGACAGGTGTGGCACTGTCTGACAGTACAGAATATCAGTACTGCTGGTAGTCCTGTCATCCTCGTGCTTCTAGCCTGGGCTTTTCTGCCACCCCAGGTGTGCTCCAGGTTTTTGTCAGAGGCTGGCTCACCTCTTGCAGGAGCAGGGATCTCCATGGGCCAGGCATCCCTGAGGGGTGACAAGAGAGTGCTAGTGCTTGTGCTTCTGCCCATGAAGCGGGGTGGGAAGGCTTTGGTAAGGCAGTAGGGTGAAGGAAGAACAGAAACGTCATGTAGGCTGTGAAGAGCTGAGAGGAGAAGATCCTGCAGAGGAGTGTGGCCAAGAACAGTTGGGAAGCCTGGTGCTAGCTGTTCCTCCACCATCACAGCCCTCTCTTATCAGAGTTACAGCACAGGGGGGAGCTGGGCACTGATTTAATGTCCAATTTGCTTATCTGCTAGTGCTGAGAACAGGCAGAGCCTGGGATGGGAGGCCAGCCCCAGGCCTCCAGACCTACTGTGGGCACCTCAAGGGCCACGTCTTTGTTTTTTGGCCCTTCTGGAGCAAGAAGTGGGAGACGTGCATGCCTGTGTGCCCAGCGGTAGTGCCTGGGGAGGACGGGCAAGTCTCATGCAGAGCTTTTGGTTTCCAGGTGCCGAGAAGAAGATGCAGGCATTTACCAGGCCTCAGCTAGAAATAACAAAGGCATCGTGTCCTGCTCTGGAGTGCTGGAAGTGGGAACCATGACAGAGTTCAAAATCCATCAGAAGTGGTttgaaaaaattaagagaaaagctgaagaaaagctgCGAGAAATAGAACAGGGCAAGAAACgagggaaagaaaatgtggagGTGGAGAAGTTGCAGGGAATGAGCCCCGATCGGCTCCAGAGGAAGCGGAGGCTGGCCAGGGATCTGAATCTCCGGTCCGGAGCCTCTCCATGGGAGAAGGAGGATGCAGCAAAAGTGCACGTCGCCGATTCTCCGTCCAGATTACATGAGGATATTGCTGAGCCAAAGGAGCAGCCGGTCAATGCAATGACGGGCTTTCCAAACAAACTAATAGCACCTTTAAAAGCAGAGGTGACCACCAATGGAGATGCCTCTTTGGAAAGTGTGGAGGAGAACGGGAATGGCTTTCTTGCGTACATCTGCGAGACAGTGGAGGACCTAGCGACTAAGCCGATGGTGAAAGACTCTGcggctaaaaagaaaaagaaggtggaggctcctccagcagcaaagcaggaagTTTCCAAGCGAGAAGAAAGTGGGCGAGACAGGGCCAACCCCTCTCCAAATCCAAGGTTTGCCCCTCCTATCCCCTTACGCAAAAATGCACGCTTGAGGGTGGCAAATGatcaagaaatggaaaacagtccAAAAATCAAAGAGCCTGGGAAAGCTGTGAATCAGGACACTAAAATCAACGGTGACGTGCGCTTCTCTTTGAAAGAGATGTATTTTGATAAGCAAGTGAAGCCGACAGCTGGGAAGAAGGAGGCGGGAGCCAAGGAGGAGGCTGCGAGcaaggctgccctgcagcctgtggcagTCAGCAGACAGACAGACGAAGCTCTGTTGTCCTCAGAGGTGTTGGAGGCAGGATCTGTGCAGTCCGAGGGACAGAGAGGCCAGCACCAAGCACAGAAGTTGGAGGGAAACAAAGCCGTCAGTCCAGAGGTAACTAGGACAGAAAGCAGCCAACGCAGAGGTTGCAACAAGAAAATATTCGTGCTGCACAGTTGTATTGTGGCACCAGCCCTGGGAGGCTGCATGTACCCCCTGGGATCTGTTGCCAAAGCTTTGTAGGTCTCCACCGGCAAAAGCACCCAAGAAAAAGGGCTTTCTGGACTTTGTGTGCCCAGACAGTAGAGCTTCCACCCCATCTCTGAATAAATGTCAGACGAGGTGGTGAGGAGAGATGTACGTCAGGGCCCTCCAGCTGAGCAGCTGGTCTCCGGGTGGCCTGAGGCGTGCTGTTTAATCGGCAGGCTGACCTCATGCGAAATGTTTCCAAATCAGTTAAGCAGGGAGCACTGAATGGCTATTTATAGTTGGGGGTGGATGACAGGCAGCGAGACTGATGACATCTGTTCAGTTTAGCAATTGAGCCTGAGCTTCAGCCGGCGTTTAATTAGCCCCCCCATGCAAATAAGTGCAGTGTGCCAGGTACACCACGTGAACTGCGCCAGGCAGGGCGTTGAATTTTGTTTACAGTGCAACATGTATACAGTAGATCTGGGCTATTTTTTGGCTCTTCCCTGTTGGAAAAACTCTGTTGCAAGACTCATTGTGGTGGTGATGCAGTGCCATGGCACAGCACCTGCTCCTGACCCTCACTGCATCTTTTAGTCAACTTCTATTTTTGTCACTTAACCTGAAgcattttccatgaaaatactAGACTGGAAGctaccagtcttttttttttttttcttttttctttaatgaccCCTTCTGTGGTAAAAGGTTCTCTGAGTCCGATTTGCAGGTGCTGTCAGGATTTGGCATTTGAGCTATGGTAGGTTCACGCTTTCAGTACAGACCAAGGCTATCAGAGGAGGCACTCCAGGTGCAGCACATCTCCCTTGGTAGGTAAAGCAAATATTTCAGGATGTGGAAACATCCACGATATGGAAAGTGGGACTGCTGGGTGCTccagtgaaaaaaaattcctttcttcctcttctagaTTTCTTTAACCATAGGTAGGAGCACCATTTACTGGTAAGAAACTTGCTGTGTTATGCAGTGAAGCAAGCGTCTGGGTTCTGGCCTCGACACAGTGCAGTGCCCTGAACCCATCTTTAACCCGACCCATCAGCATCACATGTTGCTGCAGAAGTTATTGCTGTGCAGGCGAGCCCATGGCAAAGCCattcattttctccctctctgccccTTGCTCTTAAGGAGGGTGGAAAGTGTTGGTGTGTAGCAGCCAGGCTTGGGCTGTCATCCCTGAGCCTTTGACATGCATCAAGgtattttcctcttcaaaaagcCACTCACAGAGGGAAACCTGTAACTCGTCAGCTGATGTGCCTTTGAGTAGACAAAAGGGAATGCTTTTGATTTGAATTTGAATGCTTCAGCTAGTTGGTGATGCTGGGGAAAGTGCTCAGGCTTTTGTGTGACCAAATAAGCTATTTTAAAGCCCTTTAAAGCTGACTCCTGACGTGTTTGAGGATATTTTCACTCCCCAGGACGCTGGTtgcttgtctttctctttttcaatCTTTCCCTTAAACAAGACAGGGTCATAGGTGAGTGTTTTCCTGGCCTTGACACCTAGCTGGGCCTCATGCTCAGGACTTCTCTTTTGAGCTGGATTTATCTGTAGCAGAAAGCTTTGCAAAATACCAGACTGTAGCCAGGCTTTGAACATCCTCACATGCAAGAGCAGAGGAGAAACTGGATTTGCGTGATGATCACTGTTGCCTAACTTTGAAActgattattttattatatttcttttatatgCCCCTAGTTTGAGTGTTTTACGATTACTTAAGGACAGATGCTTTTCTGAAAAGCTCCCAGAAAGCTTTTCTGAATAAGCTTTAGTTCGTGCACCAATGATAAACAAATTTCCCCCAAACCCCAGGTTCTCTTCAGCTGAAGAGATGTCCCCATTGACCAGCACCATTGCGTAGAGCCACCTCTGTGCATCCATCTGTGAACCACCAGCCCTGGTCCACCTTCAGCCCCCTTGGGCACTGTGCCACTCAGCCCCCCGAGCAGAGGGACCAGGGCTGGCCCTGTGGTTAGATTGGGCTGtgtccatccccatccctctccaTGCCACGGAAGACCAAATACTGTGGTAAAACCCAAGGGGTTTCACTGTGTGAAGCCCTTCTGtctcttaaaataaaaccttttaagcCTGAGCGCTGGGATGCTCTGTGTTGTGACACTCAGCCCAGCGAAGGAGGCTAGGGACACGGCTCTAGGGGAACAGCAGCAGGGATGTGTGGCATTTGGGGGTGCCTGTGCAACCCTGTGAACTGGGGCCCTATTTCTGCCCTCCCTGTGCGTGGAGACAGAAACTGCCTGGCCTTTGGCATCCTTTGGAATCTACCAAGGAAGGAGACTTGAATTTTGTGTGCAGGAATGGTCCCCCTAATGCTGCTGCTCCCACCCCAGTCCTTTGATATTCACATTGTCATAACAGTTGCTTGGGGAGGGGCTTGCTGAGAGACCGGCATTACCTTTCCTGGTTTTTCCAAGCATTCAAACAAAGCCTGAGTGGCACAAAATAGAAGGGCTAAGTGCCACAGCCCTCCTTTCCCCTGGACCTCATTTTGGAGGCTTAAAGCTCAAGTCAGAGACCTCAGGAGAAAATCCTTAGCAGCAGATCCTCTGGGATGAAAGGGGAACCTGTTGTGTGCATGCCCTGTTCCCATGCAATCGTCCTGGTGTTGCTAGCTGGGCATCAGCTGGGCACAGCATCTGTCAGCGGTATCGCTGCCTCCCCTGAGCCTTATCCTACAAAAATAGATAGTGCTCCTTGGCTGGAGTATTTCACTAGATCTCCTCGGGATAAAGCTCAGCCGTCACAGGGGGCAGCTTGCTAAAATGTCTGCTGGCGTGCAACTGCAGTCGGAAACGTTGAGCTTCCCGAATGTCAAAGAAACAGGATGGTCGAATAGCGCAGATAACGTCACGGTGTACAGTTTCACTATAAATCATTTGGGCAGCCTCATCCAGATAGCGTGTGACATGCCAATCACCCCATCTCAGAGTGGAGATTGCAGATATAGTATAGGGGGAGCACTGAGTCTtaaaaaagagcaaggaaattATACAAGGTCTCAGCAACAGCTGGTGAAAACAGGAAGGTTTTGCTCCTTGGGAAGGAGCTGTGTCAGAGGAGATTGAATTAAAAGCCATTGAATGTTTTAGAGAGGGAGATTGCCTGCCTCTTTGTGTACAACCAAGGCATTGAAAGGCAGAAGAGTTGGagctgattaaaagaaaaaaacattctgtgCAGCATGACAGGGGGCTGTGGGACCCCACTACCGTGGGACAATGGCAAAGCCAGGAGACCCTGGATGAGTATCAGCGATACCAGGTTAATACTTATGATTCAGGCAGAAGTTGGGCAGTGCCATATGGTACAGATGGACCACAAGCACCACTGAGCAGACCCAGGCAGTAAAGTGATGctaattttctattttcttttttgactaGGTTGTAGCAACAGTGGGACAGTCTGCTAGTGACGTAAAACATTCAGTGTCTAGTCCAACCATAGAGACCAGTCAGCAAGCCAATAAGTTAAAGGAACTCAGGAAAGAGATGCCTGTCTGCCAGGAGACCAGGGGGGCTGGGAAAAGGACAAATCCTCGGCTGAGGCCTCAGGAGCCACCAAAGCCACCAGCACCGTCTCCAGACCACGTGCAGTCCAGCAAGGAGCACCCTCCCTCTAGGAAGCAGGCAGAAGGACATTCCCATGCTATTGAGGGCGGAGAGACCCAACAAGGACGGTTAAATCAAGAGGACAAAAGCCAAGGTGAGAAAGAACCATTGCTAAAGAAATCGAGTCCTCCAGAGCCTGGAGAAAACGCTCCTCTTGAGCAAATCCCACATCAGACAGCAGTTAAGGATGGGAAGagcaaagaggcaggagcggagcTGTCCAGGAGCCATCCTGgtgcagaggcaggagggagcGGTGCAGCAGAGCCATCTCCTGGGCCTGCGCACAGGGAGGCGGGGAGGACACCTTTGGGACATCAAGAGACTGAAACATCGGCTCCTGCTTCAGTTCAGCTTGCCAAGGAAGAGCCGCTTCCTGCTCCTGCAGCGGGGACATCGGTGGCTCAGGAGGCACGGCTTGCTGCTCACGACGCCCCAGGGATGGAGGCCACAGCAGGAGAGGCTTTGTCTGgagcccagctgctgcctcctgcgaGCGGAGAAACGGAGATTAAAAAGGCAGGTGGATCTACCCCGCAAGAGAAGTTTTCAGCCAGCATGTTAGGGGAGGAGAGTGCCAAACCAGTGCCTGTGGGACCTCAGGGGAAGCAAGGAGGAGGGCAGACAGCCACAGCAGCTCCGCCCCAGGAACCAGCAGCACCTTCAGGCACTTTTGAAGGAGGTGCTGAGGTTCAGCCACAAGTACCGCTGGTCCTGTCTAGCCCCGAGAGACCTCAGGAGATGTCTTTGGAGGAGAAGATGCAGCACAAAAACCTTGTTTCCTCCTTGAAGAActatctgctgctgcttttaaaaatgtcagataGCAGTAAGGATGCTGCAAAAGAAGACACTGACCCCAGTGACAGGGAGCAGCCTGATGCAGAGGAAGTCATGCTCCCAGAGATAGGCATTGCAGGCCTGAGCCCCCGCACTTCAAGGAGAGTTTTGGAAAAGGTACAAAACAATCAGCTCTTCCAGACAGCAGAGAACTTGCCTCTGACCCCCAGGACATCCAGGCGGATCACAGGCATGATTAACGAGGAATTCGTTACCAGCAAGGAGATGCTGGCTTGCAGGCCTGTGCCACCAAAGAGACGTACCCGGGTTGCTCCCGAGGCAGAGGGGCCACCCCAGCTCTCTGTGCCCTCCATCGTGGTGGGCAGCATGCCAGCAGCAGGAGTGGGGCAGCTTCCTAATAATATTTCCGATTTGCCTCCAGTGAGCCCTGAAAAAGAGAGCCCTGGTGACCCTCTGGCAGTGCTACCTTGTGCAACGCCAGAGGAGCTTGCTTCTGGGGCCCGGCGCAAAATATACCTGCCAAAAACCAAGCaggtgggggaggaagaggaggcaacCCCAGAGAGCCCAGGGCACGTGAGAAGTCCTACCGTTTCGCCACGGCAATCCAGGAAGAACCAGGCCCTGTTGCAGTCGCCTGCCCTGGCTCCAACCCCTCCTGCAGAGCAGCGCTCGCCAACCCTCACAAGGAAGATGGCCACATTGGAGGTTCCTAAGCTGTATGAGGAGCCCACAGGTGACAGCAGTGGTGACCACGAGGCCCCTGAAGATGCTAAGCCAGAAGCACAGCCAGCAGAATCCAAGAAAGCAAATAACCCATTTAAAGGTAAGGGAAGAGGTAGTCCCCATGAAGCATGTTTTCTTGTTGCCTACAAAGGGAGCCTGGCCAACTGAGCTGGTGATAGTCAGCTGGGGCCATGTGGGTTTTGTGCATTTGCAGGGTTTTCAGCATCGCCCTTTGGCCGTCTGAAAGCCAAAAGTCTGCCCGAAGACTTCAACCTTAGCGCAGGGAGGGCGGACGAACACAAGAGACAGCAGTGCTGAGACTGGCTGTCTCCACAGCCTGGACTTCCCTGGCCAAAGGAATCATATAATCCTCTTCTTCTTGATCTCCATGTCCTGGTCCTCAGCATGCCTCATGCTGGTCAGGGGCCCAGTGGGCATCAGTGGGGTGCACGCTCCTTTTCCACCTCCATGGTCAATGCTAATTTGATCCCTCGTGGCATCGAATTAGAAAAGGCATAATCCTGGTGTTGAAGTGCTTGCAGGAGCCAGGTGATACCCTCACAGATATCAGCACTCTTGCAAGAGTAAGGGTAACCTTGATAAACCCCTACTTCAGTAGATAAATGTTTCCTCCAACATTGGATAGTGTTTTTCTACATTGCCTCTGGCCGAGCCCCACTAGGTATTGCAGTGGTGCACTGTTGAACGAATTTGTACCACTTGTATCCCACCATGTTTATCCAAGTGGAGCTCTGAGACCTTCTCTGGGAAGGCGATGTTATACCAGGCTGTGCTGACATATGTGTGATACCCAACACCAAAGTCctaagcagcagctctggggtaGGCTggcctgtccccgtccccagagctgcagccagcactgTGTGTCTCACCGTCGATCTCTTTGCACCCTGTCCTTAGCTCCGCAGGTGATTCGTAAGATCAGGGCAGAACAATTTTCCGATGCGTCAGGAAACCTGAAACTTTGGTGCCAGTTCTTCAATATTTTGAGTGATTCTAAGCTGATGTGGTACAAGGACGAGATCCCTGTAGCAGAAGCCCAAAGGAGGTAACCTGCCAGCTCTGCTTCATTGTAGTCCTTGTGCATAGCCCTGGGTTCGTGTGTTAAATTCAGCTCCTTGCGTTTACTGGGGTGAAGGTGCCCCTTCTATTAAGGCTGCATGAGAAGCTCATTGCATGGCATGGTACGTTGTGAGCTTTATCTTCTCAgtgcctggggagggagggatcaCCCTGATGGGGAATTGCTGCCAAATTTGTCCTATTGATGCTCCACCTGGAGCCTGGCTTAAGGGCTGATGCTTTGAGTAGCAGAgctctggggagggcaggagctgaACCCAAACCTCGTGGAGGGCAGGGAAGGTGCTGTGCCCATCTCGAGAGTTTGAGAGCTGCGTGTGAGCTGCGAAACTGGGACCCCAAGTGATGCATGTGagggtgtgtcgtggtttaaccccagccagcaactaaacaccacgcagccgctcactcatttcccccccacccagtgggatgggggagaaaatcgggaaaagaagcaaaacccgtgggttgagataagaacggtttaatagaacagaaaagaagaaaactaataatgataacgataacactaataaaatgacaacaataataatgaaaggattggaatgtacaaatgatgcgcagtgcaattgctcaccacccgccgaccgacacccagctagtccccgagcggccattccccgcccccccacttcccagttcctatactagatgtgatgtcacatggtatggaatacaccgttggccagtttgggtcaggtgccctggctgtgtcctgtgccaacttcttgtgcccctccagctttctcgctggctgggcatgagaagctgaaaaatccttgactttagtctaaacactactgagcaacaactgaaaacatcagtgttatcaacattcttcacatactgaactcaaaacatagcactgtaccagctactaggaagacagttaactctatcccagctgaaaccaggacagggtggcagctgtgctgggagggTCTGCATGCTGCACCTGAACAGGCATTTCCATGCAGCCACCACTGGCAAGCACCAACAGGGAAAAAGCAGCTCTGGCTGTGCCCTCTCTATCCCTTGGCACTGCCCTTGCACAGGGAGAGCATGTCCAGGCTTCTTGTATCCTGGATGCCCCTTTGGGTAAATTATGGAGAGCAACTTGTTCTCAAGCCCAAGAGATTGTGTGGGAACATCATCCACATTGGATAGCATTTGCTTGATGCCTTTGAGCATCCCTTGAGCTCCCTTTATAATGAGCAGGCAGAAAGAGGTGCTTCTGGGGCAGAAACGATCTTCTACGGCAGATATTTGAGCTGGGGCAGATGGACTAGGAGTGGCCATTGCCTTCTAGCTGACCAGAGCAGAGCCTGCTCAGCCAGCGGGTCTCAGGATGAGGGTCCTACCTCTTCCCTCTGGGGCCCTTGCTGGGTCATGCTGGCTATGCGGGGCAGAAACAGGCCTTTGGTTCTTGTGGAGACCCATCTGCCTGGTGTGTCGCCACCTTGGCTAGAGGAACTGCCAGCCAAAAGCTTGGTGCTGCAGGCTGGAGAAGACCAGCAGCCTGCTCATACAGAGCTTGCGCTTTGCCAGTCCCCTGGAGAGGGGCAGGCTGCAGGATGGGAAGTGGTGTCCACCCTCACTCATGAACAGCTGAAAATGAAGCTGGACACCTCTGTGGCTGTTCCAGCCATCCGATCCAGATGCGAGTCTGTTAGCCCAAGCGCAGCCCTGACCCAGCCACACTCAGAGGCAAGTACCTTTATCAGTCTGTAGCCCAATCCTGGCCAGATTTTGCAGGGCTTGCCTGGAAGAGGAGCATCTCTGTGAGTACAAACTGCAGGGCAGGACTCCTGGTGCCATGAGGTGCCAGGGGAGCGGCTGGGTTGCCCTTGGGCTGTCTTCCTTTGTGGCCCTCTTCCAGCCCTCCAAGGGCGGCATGGTGCCCACCCGCAGTGCCTGTCACGGGGCTCCTGTGTGCCCCCATGTGTCACACGGGGCTGAGGCCATGCTCCGGTTTCTTCCAGCGCTGGTGATGAGGGCCAGGCAGCCTTGGCTGTTGTGCAGGCATCCCAGAAGGACTGCGGGGTCTACCGATGCGTGATCAGCAACGAGTACGGCACTGACTCCACCGATTTCCTGCTCAGCCCAGAAGGTGAGGAGCCCTCAGCAGCCTggcagctcttccagctgcccAGGTGTGCTGTGGGGTGGCATGGCAAACTGTGGAGAGGGCTTGGTGCCAGGCTTTGAAGGGGAAGCCTTGCTGACCCCATAACACCACCTCTGCCAGGTGCATCTGCCTCCATGTGCTAATTTACGAGCCATTCACACCATCCTCCTTGCTGTCCCTTGGTGTGGAAGTGCATGGGGCAGGGtgggatcctggcaggaccttgACGCCTCTTTGCTTTCTGTCTCCTCTAGTGCTGTCAGGATTTATCTTGCGGGAAGAGACTGAAGGTAAGGGCCACATGCTGATGAGCTGCAACTGCTGCCCCTTGCTGCATGGGGGGCAGGCAGCTCTGTGGCGGGGGCAGGACGTGCCTGCATTGTCCCCCCTCACCAGCTTTTCCCTCTGCCAGTTGGAGAGGAGATCGAGATGACGCCCATGGTGTTCGCGAAGGGTTTGGCTGACGCAGGCTACTGGGGGGATAAGCTCTTCGGGCGCGTGGTGAGCGAGGACGTGGAAGTGGGTGCCGGTTTCCTGCGCAAAGCCTGCCGTGCCAGAGCCATCTATGGCCTGGAGCCCATCTTTGAGTCTGGCCGCACCTGCGTCATCAAAGTGCACAATTTCATTGTCTTTGGGACCAAGAATGAGAACAGCCTCATCGAGAAGAACTACGATATCACCATCCAGGTGGGCATCCTTGTGCGGCATCCTCCACCTGTGTCTCCCACACCTTCCCCATCTGTCTGTGCCATGGTCCCCAGCTCTGTGCCCACTTTATTTCCTTCCACTTTTTGAATGCTTTGGAGGGCTTGAGCCATGTTCCAGCAGGCTGGCAATGTCCTTGTTATTCTTGGCTTCAGCTCTTCTCTCTGAGCAACACAGAGCTGCTCGGAGCTTTTCTGTCACTTGTCCTTTGACCACCAGGACAGGGAAACAACTGGCAGTGGTGCCAGAGGATGCCTGGCCAGGGAGGGGGTCCCAGGGAGGCATTGGTACAAG
Encoded here:
- the ALPK3 gene encoding alpha-protein kinase 3 isoform X2, whose amino-acid sequence is MPAVTDRAGSGGGGGRGSRSPAAAMGSPRRALPGLPGRGTDGVEGAEEAESAAWASRPDRRSYLLGIRPQNRSTFCAIISQLTEETQPLFETTIKSRSVSEDSDAKFTCIVTGYPKPEVTWYKDDKEMDRYCGLPKYEIFRHGNRHTLQLYKCREEDAGIYQASARNNKGIVSCSGVLEVGTMTEFKIHQKWFEKIKRKAEEKLREIEQGKKRGKENVEVEKLQGMSPDRLQRKRRLARDLNLRSGASPWEKEDAAKVHVADSPSRLHEDIAEPKEQPVNAMTGFPNKLIAPLKAEVTTNGDASLESVEENGNGFLAYICETVEDLATKPMVKDSAAKKKKKVEAPPAAKQEVSKREESGRDRANPSPNPRFAPPIPLRKNARLRVANDQEMENSPKIKEPGKAVNQDTKINGDVRFSLKEMYFDKQVKPTAGKKEAGAKEEAASKAALQPVAVSRQTDEALLSSEVLEAGSVQSEGQRGQHQAQKLEGNKAVSPEVVATVGQSASDVKHSVSSPTIETSQQANKLKELRKEMPVCQETRGAGKRTNPRLRPQEPPKPPAPSPDHVQSSKEHPPSRKQAEGHSHAIEGGETQQGRLNQEDKSQGEKEPLLKKSSPPEPGENAPLEQIPHQTAVKDGKSKEAGAELSRSHPGAEAGGSGAAEPSPGPAHREAGRTPLGHQETETSAPASVQLAKEEPLPAPAAGTSVAQEARLAAHDAPGMEATAGEALSGAQLLPPASGETEIKKAGGSTPQEKFSASMLGEESAKPVPVGPQGKQGGGQTATAAPPQEPAAPSGTFEGGAEVQPQVPLVLSSPERPQEMSLEEKMQHKNLVSSLKNYLLLLLKMSDSSKDAAKEDTDPSDREQPDAEEVMLPEIGIAGLSPRTSRRVLEKVQNNQLFQTAENLPLTPRTSRRITGMINEEFVTSKEMLACRPVPPKRRTRVAPEAEGPPQLSVPSIVVGSMPAAGVGQLPNNISDLPPVSPEKESPGDPLAVLPCATPEELASGARRKIYLPKTKQVGEEEEATPESPGHVRSPTVSPRQSRKNQALLQSPALAPTPPAEQRSPTLTRKMATLEVPKLYEEPTGDSSGDHEAPEDAKPEAQPAESKKANNPFKAPQVIRKIRAEQFSDASGNLKLWCQFFNILSDSKLMWYKDEIPVAEAQRSAGDEGQAALAVVQASQKDCGVYRCVISNEYGTDSTDFLLSPEVLSGFILREETEVGEEIEMTPMVFAKGLADAGYWGDKLFGRVVSEDVEVGAGFLRKACRARAIYGLEPIFESGRTCVIKVHNFIVFGTKNENSLIEKNYDITIQECKIQNSSREYCKIFAAEARAIPDFGAVPEIIPLYLIYRPANNIPYATMEEDLGGPCEQYCITETDGSLVARGTSEIVLKCCTFQHWVYQWTNGNILVTDMEGVGWKMTNVRIATNLKGYQGLKESCFPSLLEQFTAAHQCNRYCSILGLKTLEPAKPKGSKSPSMGRKSAQSSPQLQKKGLASPQGTRKAAVSPKSSRRAAETGEAPAASKPGSGESGRSGRPQ